A single region of the Caldalkalibacillus thermarum genome encodes:
- the rpsH gene encoding 30S ribosomal protein S8 translates to MAMTDPIADMLTRIRNANAVRHEYIEVPASNLKKQIAEILKREGFIRDAEYIEDNKQGIIRIYLKYGPNNERVITGLKRISKPGLRVYVKSHELPRVLGGLGIAIISTSKGVMTDKEARRQNVGGEVIAYVW, encoded by the coding sequence ATGGCAATGACAGATCCTATTGCTGATATGCTGACACGTATTCGCAACGCAAATGCTGTTCGTCACGAATATATAGAAGTACCGGCTTCTAATCTGAAAAAGCAAATTGCGGAGATTTTAAAGCGCGAAGGATTTATTCGTGATGCGGAATATATTGAAGATAACAAACAAGGGATTATCCGTATCTATCTAAAATACGGACCGAACAATGAACGGGTCATCACCGGATTGAAACGGATTAGTAAACCAGGCTTGCGCGTCTACGTTAAAAGTCATGAACTTCCCCGCGTTTTGGGCGGTTTGGGCATTGCGATTATCTCCACATCCAAAGGTGTCATGACTGACAAAGAAGCACGCCGGCAAAATGTAGGCGGCGAGGTTATCGCTTACGTCTGGTAA
- a CDS encoding type Z 30S ribosomal protein S14, with protein sequence MAKKSMIAKAKRKPKFKVRAYTRCERCGRPHSVYRKFRLCRICFRELAYKGQIPGVKKASW encoded by the coding sequence GTGGCCAAAAAATCCATGATCGCCAAAGCCAAGCGGAAGCCGAAATTTAAAGTGCGTGCTTACACCCGTTGTGAGCGTTGCGGCCGCCCCCATTCGGTTTACCGTAAATTTAGGTTGTGCCGTATCTGTTTCCGTGAATTGGCCTACAAAGGTCAAATTCCTGGTGTGAAAAAAGCAAGTTGGTAA
- the rplE gene encoding 50S ribosomal protein L5 has product MAARLLEKYRNEVVPALMQKFNYKNVMQVPKIEKVVINMGIGEAAHNPKVLDGAVADLQAITGQKPVITRAKKSIAGFKIREGMPIGAKVTLRGERMYHFLDKLFNVALPRVRDFRGVSPKSFDGRGNYTLGLKEQLIFPEIDYDKIDKVRGMDVVIVTTAQTDEECRALLDEMGMPFRK; this is encoded by the coding sequence ATGGCAGCAAGATTGCTGGAAAAATACCGCAATGAAGTCGTTCCTGCGCTCATGCAAAAGTTTAATTATAAAAACGTCATGCAAGTGCCTAAGATTGAAAAAGTTGTGATCAACATGGGAATTGGAGAAGCAGCTCACAACCCCAAGGTGCTGGACGGCGCTGTTGCTGACCTTCAAGCCATCACAGGCCAAAAGCCGGTGATTACCCGCGCCAAAAAGTCCATTGCCGGTTTTAAAATTCGCGAAGGGATGCCTATCGGTGCCAAAGTGACCCTGCGCGGGGAACGGATGTATCACTTCCTGGATAAACTGTTTAATGTTGCTTTGCCCCGGGTGCGTGACTTTAGAGGCGTATCCCCTAAATCCTTTGACGGACGGGGAAACTACACGTTAGGTTTGAAAGAACAACTGATTTTTCCTGAGATCGACTACGATAAAATTGACAAAGTGCGCGGCATGGATGTGGTGATTGTGACCACAGCCCAAACGGATGAAGAATGCAGAGCCTTGCTTGATGAAATGGGTATGCCTTTCAGAAAGTAA
- the rplX gene encoding 50S ribosomal protein L24 yields MHVKKDDIVMVIAGKDKGKKGRVIAAYPRKNRVLVEGVNLVKKHQKPNQANPQGGIITQEAPIHVSNVMPLDPKTGEPTRVGYKVLENGKKVRIAKKSGEPLDK; encoded by the coding sequence ATGCATGTCAAAAAAGACGATATCGTCATGGTGATTGCCGGTAAAGACAAAGGAAAGAAGGGGCGCGTCATTGCCGCTTATCCCCGCAAAAACCGTGTTTTGGTTGAAGGGGTTAATCTGGTCAAAAAACATCAAAAACCCAATCAGGCCAATCCCCAAGGGGGCATTATTACCCAAGAAGCGCCCATTCATGTTTCCAATGTGATGCCGCTCGATCCGAAAACAGGCGAGCCAACCCGCGTGGGGTACAAAGTGCTGGAAAACGGCAAAAAAGTACGCATCGCCAAAAAGTCCGGTGAGCCATTGGATAAATAA
- the rplN gene encoding 50S ribosomal protein L14, translated as MIQQETRLKVADNTGARELLCIKVLGGSGRKYANIGDMIVCSVKDATPGGVVKKGDVVKAVVVRSKKGVRRKDGSYIRFDENAAVIVRDDKSPRGTRIFGPVARELRDKDFMKIISLAPEVL; from the coding sequence ATGATTCAACAAGAGACTCGTTTGAAAGTGGCTGACAATACCGGAGCAAGAGAACTCTTGTGCATCAAAGTGCTTGGTGGTTCCGGTCGCAAATATGCCAATATCGGAGATATGATTGTCTGCTCGGTGAAGGATGCAACACCCGGAGGCGTTGTTAAAAAAGGTGATGTGGTCAAAGCAGTCGTTGTGCGCTCCAAAAAAGGTGTTCGCCGCAAGGACGGATCTTATATTCGCTTTGATGAAAATGCTGCCGTCATCGTACGTGATGATAAAAGTCCCCGCGGCACACGTATTTTCGGCCCAGTGGCTCGTGAGCTGCGTGACAAAGACTTTATGAAAATTATTTCCCTTGCCCCTGAGGTGCTTTAA
- the rpsQ gene encoding 30S ribosomal protein S17 translates to MAERNRRKVQIGRVVSDKMDKTITVAVETYKMHPLYKKRVKYTKKYKAHDEHNQAKVGDIVKIMETRPLSKEKRWRLVEIVEEGVII, encoded by the coding sequence ATGGCAGAACGTAATCGACGCAAAGTTCAAATCGGAAGAGTCGTCAGTGATAAAATGGACAAAACCATTACGGTCGCTGTTGAAACGTACAAAATGCACCCGCTGTACAAAAAGCGTGTGAAATACACTAAAAAATATAAAGCCCATGATGAACACAATCAGGCTAAAGTGGGCGACATTGTAAAAATCATGGAAACTCGTCCGCTGTCCAAAGAGAAGCGTTGGCGTCTGGTTGAAATCGTCGAAGAAGGTGTCATCATTTAA
- the rpmC gene encoding 50S ribosomal protein L29: MKASEFRNMTTAEIEQKIAALKEELFNLRFQLATGQLDNTARIRQVRKDIARAKTVLRERELGINSK, encoded by the coding sequence ATGAAAGCTAGCGAATTCCGTAACATGACCACGGCCGAAATCGAGCAAAAAATTGCTGCTTTAAAGGAAGAGTTGTTTAACCTTCGTTTTCAATTGGCAACAGGACAACTGGACAATACGGCACGCATTCGTCAGGTACGCAAAGACATTGCCCGAGCAAAAACTGTGTTGCGCGAAAGGGAACTGGGCATTAACTCCAAATAA
- the rplP gene encoding 50S ribosomal protein L16 — protein sequence MLMPKRVKYRKEHRGRMKGRAKGGTEVTFGEYGLQALEPAWITNRQIEAARVAMTRYIKRGGKVWIKIFPSKPYTKKPLEVRMGSGKGSPEGWVAVVKPGKVMFELAGVPEEVAREALRLASHKLPIKTKFVKREGVGGEHNES from the coding sequence ATGCTAATGCCGAAACGTGTTAAATACCGTAAAGAGCATCGCGGCAGAATGAAAGGGCGCGCCAAAGGCGGCACAGAAGTTACCTTCGGCGAATACGGCTTGCAAGCTCTTGAGCCTGCCTGGATCACCAACCGCCAAATTGAAGCTGCCCGTGTGGCCATGACACGCTATATCAAACGTGGCGGTAAGGTATGGATCAAGATTTTCCCATCCAAGCCCTACACGAAGAAGCCGTTGGAGGTGCGCATGGGTTCCGGTAAAGGTTCTCCGGAAGGATGGGTTGCTGTTGTCAAACCTGGCAAAGTGATGTTTGAACTGGCCGGCGTGCCTGAAGAAGTTGCCCGTGAAGCTTTAAGATTAGCCTCACACAAACTTCCGATCAAAACGAAGTTTGTCAAACGTGAAGGTGTGGGTGGTGAGCACAATGAAAGCTAG
- the rpsC gene encoding 30S ribosomal protein S3 codes for MGQKVSPKGLRIGIIRDWESRWYAEKEYADYLHEDLKIRNYIEERLKDAAVSTIEIERAANRVNITIHTAKPGMVIGKGGSEVEALRKALNKMTGKRVHLNISEIKQPDLDAKLVAENIARQIENRISFRRAMKQAIQRTMRAGAKGIKTMVSGRLGGADIARSEGYSEGTVPLHTLRADIDYGTAEADTTYGKIGVKVWIYRGEVLPQKRKKRAEGGQ; via the coding sequence GTGGGTCAAAAAGTAAGTCCAAAGGGCCTCAGAATCGGCATTATCCGTGACTGGGAATCTAGATGGTATGCCGAGAAAGAATATGCCGACTACTTGCATGAAGACCTTAAGATTCGCAACTACATTGAAGAGAGATTAAAAGACGCGGCTGTCTCTACCATTGAAATTGAGCGTGCAGCCAACCGCGTTAACATTACGATTCATACGGCTAAGCCTGGAATGGTGATCGGTAAAGGCGGCTCCGAAGTTGAAGCGTTAAGAAAAGCTTTAAATAAAATGACGGGCAAACGGGTTCATTTAAATATCAGCGAAATCAAGCAGCCTGATCTTGATGCTAAACTCGTGGCCGAAAACATTGCCCGTCAGATCGAAAACCGGATCTCCTTCAGACGGGCTATGAAACAAGCGATTCAACGCACCATGCGTGCCGGGGCTAAAGGGATCAAAACGATGGTGAGCGGTCGTTTGGGTGGTGCAGACATCGCCCGCAGTGAAGGTTATAGCGAAGGAACAGTTCCATTGCATACCTTGCGTGCGGATATTGACTATGGTACCGCTGAAGCGGACACCACTTACGGAAAAATTGGCGTCAAAGTATGGATTTACCGTGGAGAAGTTCTGCCTCAAAAGAGAAAGAAGAGAGCGGAAGGAGGTCAATAA
- the rplV gene encoding 50S ribosomal protein L22: MEARAVARYVRIAPRKVRLVIDLIRGKEVGEAIAILRHTPKAASPVVEKLLKSAVANAEHNYNMDPDNLVISKIYCDEGPTLKRFRPRAMGRASRINKRTSHITVVLTEKKEG; encoded by the coding sequence GTGGAAGCAAGAGCAGTAGCCAGATACGTGCGGATTGCTCCTCGCAAAGTTCGCCTTGTGATCGACTTGATCCGGGGGAAAGAGGTCGGAGAAGCAATCGCCATTTTAAGACACACACCCAAAGCAGCATCCCCGGTGGTGGAAAAACTGTTAAAATCGGCGGTTGCCAATGCAGAGCATAACTATAACATGGATCCCGACAATCTGGTGATCAGCAAAATCTATTGTGACGAAGGTCCGACTTTGAAACGCTTCCGCCCGCGTGCCATGGGGCGTGCAAGCAGGATAAATAAGCGTACGAGCCACATTACCGTTGTATTGACTGAAAAGAAGGAGGGTTAA
- the rpsS gene encoding 30S ribosomal protein S19 yields MGRSLKKGPFVDDHLMKKIKELNEKNEKKVIKTWSRRSTIFPEFVGHTIAVYDGRKHVPVYITEDMVGHKLGEFAPTRTFKGHAGDDKKTKR; encoded by the coding sequence ATGGGTCGCAGCTTAAAAAAAGGACCTTTTGTCGATGACCACTTAATGAAAAAGATTAAAGAGCTGAATGAAAAAAACGAAAAGAAAGTGATCAAAACCTGGTCCAGACGTTCTACGATTTTTCCTGAGTTTGTCGGACACACCATTGCCGTTTATGATGGACGCAAACATGTTCCGGTTTACATTACAGAAGATATGGTCGGCCACAAGCTTGGAGAATTTGCGCCAACCCGCACATTTAAGGGCCATGCGGGTGACGACAAGAAAACGAAGCGCTAA
- the rplB gene encoding 50S ribosomal protein L2 — MGIKKYKPTSPGRRNMTVSTFEEITTDQPEKSLLAPLTKKAGRNNQGRITTRHRGGGHKRKYRIIDFKRDKDGIPGRVATIEYDPNRSANIALIHYFDGEKRYIIHPKGLKVGDIIESGPQADIKVGNALPLENIPVGTVIHNIELKPGKGGQLVRAAGTEAQLLGRDGDYAIVRLNSGEVRMIRKECRATIGQVGNVDHELVRIGKAGRARWLGRRPTVRGSAMNPVDHPHGGGEGKAPIGRKSPMTPWGKPTLGYKTRKKNHPSDKYIIRRRKK; from the coding sequence ATGGGTATAAAAAAATACAAACCAACTTCCCCTGGTCGCCGTAACATGACCGTTTCCACATTTGAAGAGATTACGACCGACCAGCCTGAAAAATCCTTGCTAGCCCCGTTAACCAAAAAAGCGGGACGCAACAACCAAGGGCGGATTACCACTCGTCACAGAGGCGGTGGTCATAAACGCAAATACCGGATTATTGACTTCAAACGGGATAAAGATGGCATTCCCGGCCGAGTGGCTACCATTGAATATGATCCTAACCGTTCAGCAAACATTGCTCTTATTCACTATTTCGATGGTGAAAAGCGCTATATTATTCATCCCAAAGGGCTAAAAGTAGGTGACATCATTGAATCTGGCCCGCAAGCGGACATTAAAGTGGGCAATGCCTTGCCTTTGGAAAACATTCCTGTCGGTACGGTGATTCACAATATCGAACTGAAGCCTGGTAAAGGCGGCCAGCTGGTTCGTGCTGCTGGTACGGAAGCCCAGCTGCTTGGTAGAGATGGAGATTATGCGATTGTCCGCCTGAATTCAGGAGAAGTGCGCATGATCCGCAAGGAATGCCGGGCCACGATCGGTCAAGTGGGTAACGTTGATCATGAGCTTGTGCGCATTGGTAAAGCAGGCCGTGCCCGTTGGCTGGGAAGACGTCCAACTGTGCGTGGATCTGCCATGAACCCGGTTGATCACCCGCATGGTGGTGGTGAAGGTAAAGCGCCAATTGGACGGAAGTCACCAATGACGCCTTGGGGCAAGCCAACACTGGGTTATAAGACACGCAAGAAAAATCATCCGTCTGACAAGTATATTATTCGCCGTCGGAAAAAATAA
- the rplW gene encoding 50S ribosomal protein L23 → MKDPRDIIKRPIITERSTDLMEQKKYVFEVDVKANKTEIKKAVEQIFDVKVVKVNTINMKKKPKRFGRFSGFTPRRKKAIVQLSEDSKPLEFFEGA, encoded by the coding sequence ATGAAAGACCCTCGCGACATTATTAAGCGGCCGATCATTACTGAGCGCTCCACTGATTTGATGGAACAAAAAAAATACGTGTTTGAAGTGGACGTTAAAGCTAACAAGACGGAAATTAAGAAAGCTGTGGAGCAAATTTTTGACGTTAAAGTAGTCAAGGTGAACACCATTAATATGAAGAAAAAACCGAAGCGTTTTGGTCGGTTCAGCGGGTTTACACCTCGCCGTAAAAAAGCGATTGTCCAGCTCTCTGAGGACAGCAAACCATTAGAGTTCTTTGAAGGTGCTTAA
- the rplD gene encoding 50S ribosomal protein L4 — translation MPKVTLYNQNGSIVGEIELADSVFGIEPNQYVLHDAVVMQRASMRAGTHATKNRAAVRGGGRKPWRQKGTGRARHGSIRAPQWVGGGVVFGPTPRKYGYKLPKKVRRLAIKSALSSKVKNDEIKVLDQLTLEKPKTKEMVNILKNLDVNRKALIVTDNYDDNVALSSRNIPGVTFVTAEGINVLDVLAHDTLIITKDAVAKVEEVFQ, via the coding sequence ATGCCTAAAGTAACCCTATACAATCAAAACGGCTCTATAGTCGGTGAGATTGAACTGGCAGACAGTGTTTTTGGCATTGAGCCTAACCAATATGTGCTTCATGATGCAGTTGTAATGCAGCGCGCCTCCATGAGAGCCGGCACACATGCCACTAAAAACCGTGCTGCTGTTCGGGGCGGTGGACGCAAACCCTGGAGACAAAAAGGGACTGGACGTGCCCGTCACGGTTCCATCCGCGCGCCGCAATGGGTTGGCGGTGGCGTTGTGTTTGGGCCTACACCGCGCAAGTACGGCTATAAACTTCCGAAAAAAGTTCGCCGCTTAGCAATTAAATCGGCTCTGTCATCCAAAGTGAAAAACGATGAAATCAAGGTGTTGGACCAGTTGACGCTGGAGAAACCCAAAACAAAAGAAATGGTCAACATCCTCAAAAATTTAGATGTGAACCGCAAAGCGTTAATTGTGACTGATAACTATGATGACAACGTCGCTTTATCCAGCCGCAACATTCCGGGTGTCACATTTGTCACCGCCGAAGGCATTAATGTGCTGGATGTTTTAGCCCACGACACCTTGATCATCACTAAGGATGCGGTAGCCAAAGTGGAGGAGGTGTTTCAATAA
- the rplC gene encoding 50S ribosomal protein L3 yields the protein MTKGILGKKLGMTQVFAEDGTLIPVTVIQAGPCVVMQKKTQENDGYEAIQLGFEDKKAHRANRPERGHAAKANTTPKRYIKEIRGVDLDQYEVGQEVKVDIFKDGEYVDVTGTSKGKGFQGAIKRHGFSRGPMSHGSRYHRGPGSLGAIDPMRVFKGRPLPGRMGGDRVTIQKLKVIKVDPERNLLLVKGSVPGPKNSYVMVRSSVKA from the coding sequence ATGACCAAGGGTATCTTAGGTAAAAAACTGGGCATGACCCAAGTGTTTGCAGAAGACGGGACGCTTATTCCTGTAACGGTTATCCAAGCTGGTCCGTGTGTGGTCATGCAAAAGAAAACCCAGGAAAATGACGGCTACGAAGCCATTCAGCTTGGGTTCGAAGATAAAAAGGCACACCGTGCCAACCGTCCCGAAAGAGGGCATGCTGCTAAAGCAAACACTACACCTAAGCGCTACATTAAAGAAATTCGTGGCGTAGATTTAGATCAATATGAAGTTGGTCAGGAAGTGAAAGTCGATATTTTTAAAGACGGAGAATATGTAGATGTGACTGGGACATCTAAGGGGAAAGGATTCCAAGGTGCAATTAAACGCCATGGATTTTCCCGCGGACCAATGTCACACGGTTCCCGTTATCACCGCGGTCCTGGTTCCTTGGGTGCTATCGATCCGATGCGTGTTTTCAAAGGTCGTCCATTACCTGGACGCATGGGCGGTGACCGGGTGACCATTCAAAAACTTAAAGTGATTAAAGTGGATCCTGAACGTAACCTGCTGTTGGTGAAAGGTTCCGTGCCCGGGCCTAAAAACAGCTATGTCATGGTTCGGTCTTCTGTCAAGGCATAA
- the rpsJ gene encoding 30S ribosomal protein S10 gives MAKQKIRIRLKAYDHRILDQSAEKIVDTAKRSGAEVSGPIPLPTEKTVYTILRAVHKYKDSREQFEMRTHKRLIDILNPTPQTVDSLMRLDLPSGVDIEIKL, from the coding sequence ATGGCAAAACAAAAAATCAGAATCCGCTTGAAAGCTTATGATCACAGAATTCTGGATCAGTCTGCAGAGAAAATCGTAGACACGGCCAAGCGTTCCGGAGCTGAGGTTTCCGGCCCGATTCCGCTGCCGACTGAAAAAACGGTCTACACCATTTTGCGTGCTGTGCACAAGTACAAAGATTCCCGTGAGCAATTCGAAATGAGAACTCACAAGCGTTTGATTGACATTTTAAATCCCACGCCGCAAACCGTAGATTCTCTGATGCGCCTGGATCTGCCGAGCGGTGTTGATATTGAAATCAAATTGTAA
- the tuf gene encoding elongation factor Tu, with the protein MAKEKFERTKPHVNVGTIGHVDHGKTTLTAAITTVLAQTGKAQAQAYDAIDKAPEERERGITISTAHVEYETDKRHYAHVDCPGHADYVKNMITGAAQMDGAILVVSAADGPMPQTREHILLSRQVGVPAIVVFLNKCDMVDDEELLELVEMEVRDLLNEYEFDGDNVPVIKGSALKALEDPTGEWAQKILELMDAVDEYIPTPERDVDKPFLMPVEDVFSITGRGTVATGRVERGVVKVGDEVEILGLRDEPKKTTVTGVEMFRKILDEAQAGDNIGALLRGVNRDEVERGQVLIKPGTVKAHKKFKCQVYVLSKEEGGRHTPFFSNYRPQFYFRTTDVTGIIKLPEGVEMVMPGDNVEMEVELISPIAIEDGTRFAIREGGRTVGAGAVTEIIE; encoded by the coding sequence ATGGCTAAAGAAAAGTTCGAACGTACCAAGCCGCACGTCAACGTTGGTACGATTGGTCACGTTGACCATGGTAAAACAACCTTAACTGCTGCCATTACCACTGTATTGGCTCAAACCGGTAAAGCTCAAGCTCAAGCCTATGATGCCATCGACAAAGCACCTGAAGAGCGCGAGCGCGGAATCACCATTTCTACTGCACACGTTGAGTATGAAACAGACAAACGTCACTATGCTCACGTAGACTGCCCGGGTCACGCTGACTATGTTAAAAACATGATCACCGGTGCTGCTCAAATGGACGGTGCCATCCTGGTTGTATCTGCTGCCGACGGCCCGATGCCCCAAACTCGTGAGCACATTCTGTTGTCCCGTCAGGTCGGCGTACCTGCTATCGTTGTCTTCCTGAACAAATGTGATATGGTTGACGACGAAGAATTGCTGGAGCTTGTTGAAATGGAAGTGCGTGACCTGCTCAACGAATACGAATTCGACGGGGACAACGTGCCTGTCATTAAAGGATCTGCTTTAAAAGCACTGGAAGATCCTACTGGTGAATGGGCTCAAAAAATCCTTGAATTAATGGATGCTGTAGACGAATATATCCCGACACCTGAACGTGATGTGGATAAACCGTTCCTGATGCCGGTTGAGGACGTGTTCTCCATCACTGGCCGCGGAACCGTTGCTACTGGCCGTGTTGAGCGCGGTGTTGTTAAAGTGGGTGACGAAGTAGAAATTCTTGGTTTGAGAGATGAGCCTAAGAAAACCACTGTTACCGGTGTAGAGATGTTCCGTAAAATTCTTGACGAAGCTCAAGCTGGTGACAACATCGGTGCCCTGTTGCGTGGTGTCAACCGTGATGAAGTAGAGCGCGGCCAAGTATTGATTAAACCCGGCACCGTAAAAGCACACAAAAAATTCAAATGCCAAGTTTACGTGTTGAGCAAGGAAGAAGGTGGACGTCACACTCCATTCTTCTCTAACTACCGTCCTCAATTCTACTTCCGCACCACTGACGTAACCGGCATCATCAAGTTGCCCGAAGGCGTAGAAATGGTTATGCCTGGGGACAACGTAGAAATGGAAGTTGAATTGATCTCTCCGATCGCTATTGAAGACGGTACTCGCTTTGCGATCCGTGAAGGTGGACGCACTGTAGGTGCCGGTGCCGTTACTGAAATCATTGAGTAA
- the fusA gene encoding elongation factor G, translating to MPREFSLEKTRNIGIMAHIDAGKTTTTERILFYTGRTHKIGEVHEGAATMDWMEQEQERGITITSAATTAQWKGHRINIIDTPGHVDFTVEVERSLRVLDGAVAILDAKSGVEPQTETVWRQATTYHVPRIVYVNKMDAVGADFLASVKSLEERLQAKPVPVQLPIGAEDTFQGIIDLVIMKAYYYLDDLGTRSEAREIPDEYKELAEEWRTYLLETVAETDEELMMKYLEGEELTVEEIKAALRKGTCNLEFYPVFCGSSYKNKGVQLLLDGVVDYLPSPLDIPAIKGELPDSKEEVTREADDNAPFAALAFKIMSDPYVGKLTFFRVYSGTLKSGSYVLNSTKGKRERIGRILQMHANHREEISEVYAGDIAAAVGLKDTTTGDTLCDEKNPVILESMTFPEPVIKLAIEPKTKADQEKMAIALAKLAEEDPTFRTETDEETGQTTIAGMGELHLDIIVDRLKREFKVEANVGNPQVAYKETFTTSAKVEGKFIRQSGGRGQYGHVWIEFEPLERGQGFEFVNKIVGGVVPKEYIPAVQQGIEEAMQNGVLAGYPMVDLRATLFDGSYHDVDSSEMAFKIAASMALKEAAKKCNPVLLEPIMKVEVVVPEEYMGDVMGDINARRGRVEGMDTRGNAQVIRAMVPLSEMFGYATTLRSKTQGRGTYTMVFDHYEEAPKNIADAIVEKSKA from the coding sequence ATGCCTAGGGAGTTCTCCTTAGAAAAGACGCGCAATATCGGGATTATGGCCCATATTGACGCAGGGAAAACAACCACGACCGAGCGCATCTTGTTCTATACCGGCCGCACACACAAAATCGGAGAAGTTCATGAGGGTGCGGCAACAATGGACTGGATGGAACAAGAACAAGAGCGCGGGATTACGATCACCTCTGCTGCCACCACTGCGCAATGGAAGGGTCACCGGATCAATATTATCGATACACCTGGGCACGTCGATTTCACCGTTGAAGTTGAACGCTCCCTGCGCGTATTAGATGGAGCGGTCGCTATTCTGGATGCTAAAAGCGGTGTTGAACCGCAAACGGAGACGGTTTGGCGCCAGGCGACCACCTATCATGTGCCCCGCATTGTCTATGTCAATAAAATGGACGCTGTAGGTGCCGATTTTCTGGCGTCTGTCAAAAGTTTGGAGGAGCGCCTGCAAGCTAAGCCTGTTCCTGTTCAGCTTCCCATCGGAGCAGAAGATACCTTTCAGGGGATTATTGACTTAGTCATTATGAAAGCCTACTACTACCTGGATGATCTGGGTACACGCAGTGAGGCCCGTGAGATCCCCGACGAGTATAAGGAATTAGCTGAAGAATGGCGCACCTACCTGCTTGAAACCGTAGCTGAAACCGATGAAGAATTAATGATGAAATATCTTGAAGGTGAAGAGCTGACGGTTGAAGAAATCAAAGCGGCATTACGCAAGGGGACATGTAACCTGGAGTTTTATCCCGTGTTCTGTGGTTCCTCTTATAAGAATAAAGGGGTACAACTCTTGTTAGATGGTGTTGTTGATTATCTGCCTTCTCCGCTGGATATTCCGGCCATTAAAGGGGAGCTGCCGGACAGCAAGGAGGAGGTGACCCGTGAGGCTGATGACAACGCACCTTTCGCTGCTTTAGCTTTCAAAATCATGTCCGATCCTTATGTGGGTAAATTGACGTTCTTCCGTGTTTACTCTGGTACGCTGAAATCTGGTTCTTACGTGCTTAACTCCACGAAGGGCAAACGGGAGCGGATTGGGCGTATCCTGCAAATGCATGCCAACCACCGCGAAGAAATCTCCGAAGTTTACGCCGGAGACATTGCCGCTGCTGTGGGGTTGAAAGATACGACAACAGGGGATACATTGTGTGATGAGAAAAATCCGGTTATCCTGGAGTCCATGACCTTCCCAGAGCCCGTCATTAAACTGGCGATTGAGCCTAAGACCAAGGCGGACCAAGAAAAGATGGCCATTGCTTTGGCTAAGCTGGCCGAAGAAGACCCCACATTCCGTACCGAAACCGATGAAGAAACCGGCCAAACCACGATTGCCGGTATGGGCGAGCTGCACTTGGATATCATTGTCGACCGTCTCAAGCGGGAGTTTAAAGTTGAGGCCAATGTCGGGAATCCGCAAGTGGCCTATAAAGAAACCTTTACCACATCAGCTAAAGTGGAAGGCAAGTTCATCCGTCAGTCTGGTGGACGCGGTCAATACGGCCACGTTTGGATTGAATTTGAACCGCTTGAGAGAGGACAAGGCTTCGAATTCGTCAACAAAATTGTTGGTGGGGTTGTGCCTAAAGAGTACATTCCTGCCGTACAGCAAGGTATTGAAGAGGCAATGCAAAACGGTGTGTTAGCCGGTTATCCTATGGTTGACTTGAGGGCTACACTCTTTGATGGAAGTTACCATGATGTGGACTCCAGTGAGATGGCCTTCAAAATCGCCGCTTCCATGGCTTTGAAAGAAGCAGCTAAAAAATGTAATCCTGTTTTGCTCGAACCCATTATGAAAGTGGAAGTCGTTGTGCCTGAAGAATACATGGGTGATGTCATGGGTGACATTAACGCCCGCCGCGGACGGGTAGAAGGAATGGATACTCGCGGCAACGCCCAGGTGATCAGAGCGATGGTGCCCTTGTCTGAAATGTTTGGCTATGCTACCACATTGCGTTCCAAAACACAAGGGCGCGGCACATACACGATGGTCTTTGATCACTACGAAGAGGCACCCAAGAACATTGCTGATGCCATTGTGGAAAAATCAAAAGCATAA